A portion of the Oxynema aestuarii AP17 genome contains these proteins:
- the cofH gene encoding 7,8-didemethyl-8-hydroxy-5-deazariboflavin synthase subunit CofH: MSFSIPPFAMTRPLETILDRASNGEPISPEDGVILLQQTEPEAIAQIRHSADRLRQRQAGETVTYIINRNINFTNICEQHCNFCAFRRDADSEGAFWLDFEQILEKATDAARRGATEICMQGGLNPQAKIDGKSLPYYVELVRTIKTELPRLHLHAFSPQEIEFIAREDDISYDRAIAVLREAGVDSMPGTAAEVLDDRVRRVICPEKLDSQTWLEIVETAHRLGMPTTSTMLCGHIETASEQMAHLDRLRSLQQRAIARSSAARISEFILLPFVGAQAPNSLRRRVGREQPSLSATLLLTAVSRLFLGEAIANHQPSWVKLGLDGATEALHWGCNDLGGTLMEEHITTMAGARGGTCMEPERLQGAIAAIGRPFAQRDTLYRRLSEPVVC, from the coding sequence ATGAGTTTTTCGATACCGCCCTTCGCCATGACCCGCCCGTTAGAAACTATCCTCGATCGCGCCTCGAACGGAGAGCCGATCTCTCCAGAAGACGGCGTCATCTTACTGCAACAAACCGAACCGGAGGCGATCGCCCAGATTCGCCACAGTGCCGATCGCCTGCGCCAACGACAAGCGGGAGAGACCGTCACTTATATTATCAATCGCAATATCAATTTCACCAATATTTGCGAACAACACTGTAACTTTTGTGCCTTTCGGCGAGATGCGGATAGCGAGGGTGCTTTTTGGCTCGATTTCGAGCAAATTTTAGAAAAAGCGACGGACGCGGCGCGGCGAGGGGCGACAGAAATCTGTATGCAAGGGGGGTTAAATCCCCAAGCGAAAATCGACGGCAAATCCTTGCCCTATTATGTGGAACTGGTTCGCACGATTAAAACCGAGTTGCCGAGATTGCACCTGCACGCCTTTTCGCCGCAAGAAATCGAATTTATTGCCCGAGAAGACGATATTTCCTACGATCGCGCGATCGCCGTCTTGCGCGAAGCCGGGGTCGATTCGATGCCGGGAACGGCGGCGGAAGTGCTAGACGATCGCGTGCGACGGGTGATTTGCCCGGAAAAACTCGACAGTCAAACGTGGCTCGAAATCGTCGAAACGGCCCATCGGTTGGGAATGCCAACCACCAGCACGATGTTGTGCGGTCATATCGAAACGGCGTCAGAGCAAATGGCCCATCTCGATCGCCTGCGATCGTTGCAACAGCGCGCGATTGCCCGTTCGTCTGCCGCCCGCATCAGCGAATTTATTTTACTGCCGTTTGTCGGCGCCCAGGCTCCCAACAGCCTCAGACGGCGGGTGGGACGGGAGCAACCGAGTTTGAGCGCGACTCTATTGCTGACGGCGGTTTCGCGTCTTTTCCTCGGCGAGGCGATCGCCAACCACCAACCCAGTTGGGTCAAACTCGGACTGGACGGGGCGACCGAAGCCCTCCACTGGGGATGTAACGATCTCGGTGGGACGTTAATGGAAGAACACATTACCACGATGGCCGGAGCCCGGGGTGGCACCTGCATGGAACCGGAACGCCTGCAAGGGGCGATCGCCGCGATCGGTCGCCCGTTTGCCCAACGCGATACCCTCTATCGGCGGTTATCCGAACCCGTGGTTTGTTAG
- a CDS encoding acyltransferase family protein — protein sequence MRLTSLDVFRGLAIASMILVNNPGSWQHVYPPLRHAEWHGFTPTDLVFPAFIFIAGVAIAFSFAKFGDREAIDPSVYWKIARRVPILFVLGLLPNIFVIVVQALHHGEAIDLSTLRIMGVLQRIALAYGIGAIAILRLNRRQLVIFCAAILLGYWAALTWIPVPGYGPGDLSPKGEGTLVAYLDRLLLTPSHLLGKGNFDPEGLLSTLPATITLIFGYFTGDWLRQQPMTSQTSLQLAIAALCALVVGRLWGVFFPINKQLWTSSFVLYAAGWSLLLLACCYELIEVRRRRRWAFPFEVMGLNSIFLFVASAFLARILLLARVGSGEDAPSLYTWMYEHLFVPWAGELNGSLAIAMTMVLFWWVVLYLMYRRRWFLKI from the coding sequence ATGCGCCTAACCTCTCTCGACGTTTTTCGCGGTCTCGCGATCGCCAGTATGATTCTCGTCAATAATCCCGGTAGTTGGCAGCACGTTTATCCCCCTTTGCGTCACGCCGAATGGCATGGCTTCACCCCGACCGATCTGGTTTTTCCTGCATTTATCTTTATCGCCGGGGTGGCGATCGCCTTTTCTTTTGCCAAGTTTGGCGATCGCGAGGCGATCGATCCGTCGGTCTACTGGAAAATTGCCCGTCGCGTCCCGATCCTGTTTGTCCTCGGTCTGCTCCCCAACATCTTTGTCATTGTCGTGCAAGCGCTACATCACGGCGAGGCGATCGATTTGAGTACCCTGCGAATTATGGGCGTTTTGCAGCGTATTGCCCTCGCTTACGGGATCGGCGCGATCGCCATTCTCCGCCTCAACCGTCGCCAACTGGTCATTTTTTGCGCGGCGATCCTCCTCGGCTATTGGGCGGCCCTCACCTGGATTCCCGTTCCCGGTTACGGCCCCGGAGATCTCTCCCCCAAGGGAGAAGGGACCCTCGTCGCCTATCTCGATCGCCTCTTGCTCACTCCTTCCCATCTCTTAGGGAAAGGGAATTTCGACCCGGAAGGGCTGTTGAGTACCTTACCCGCCACGATTACGCTGATTTTCGGTTATTTCACCGGGGATTGGTTGCGCCAGCAGCCAATGACGAGTCAAACCAGTCTGCAACTGGCGATCGCCGCTTTATGCGCCCTCGTGGTCGGTCGTTTGTGGGGCGTCTTCTTCCCCATTAACAAGCAGTTATGGACGAGTTCGTTTGTCCTCTACGCGGCGGGATGGTCGTTACTGCTACTCGCCTGTTGTTACGAACTTATCGAAGTGCGGCGCCGACGGCGGTGGGCGTTTCCCTTTGAAGTGATGGGCTTAAACTCGATTTTTCTATTTGTTGCCTCCGCATTCCTCGCCCGGATTTTGCTCCTCGCTCGCGTCGGTTCCGGCGAGGACGCCCCGAGTCTCTATACCTGGATGTACGAACATCTTTTCGTTCCTTGGGCCGGGGAGTTAAACGGATCGCTGGCGATCGCCATGACTATGGTTCTGTTTTGGTGGGTCGTCCTCTATTTGATGTACCGACGGCGGTGGTTTCTCAAAATTTGA
- the bchL gene encoding ferredoxin:protochlorophyllide reductase (ATP-dependent) iron-sulfur ATP-binding protein, translating into MKLAVYGKGGIGKSTTSCNISVALAKRGKKVLQIGCDPKHDSTFTLTGYLIPTIIDTLQEKDFHYEDVWPEDVIYKGYAGVDCVEAGGPPAGAGCGGYVVGETVKLLKELNAFDEYDVILFDVLGDVVCGGFAAPLNYADYCMIVTDNGFDALFAANRIAASVREKARTHPLRLAGLIGNRTSKRDLIDKYVETVPMPVLEILPLIEDIRISRVKGKTLFEMADSDPSLKPVCDYYLNIADQILAQPEGVVPSESPDRDLFSLLSDFYLNPAKAPAPVAEEEDLMMV; encoded by the coding sequence GTGAAACTCGCAGTTTACGGAAAAGGCGGCATCGGCAAATCCACCACCAGTTGCAATATTTCAGTGGCCCTGGCCAAACGCGGCAAAAAAGTCTTGCAAATTGGTTGCGACCCCAAACACGACAGCACCTTCACCCTCACCGGATATCTGATTCCTACGATCATCGACACCCTGCAAGAAAAAGACTTTCACTACGAAGACGTCTGGCCCGAAGACGTCATCTACAAAGGCTATGCCGGAGTCGATTGTGTCGAAGCCGGTGGACCCCCGGCGGGTGCGGGATGTGGCGGCTACGTCGTCGGCGAAACCGTAAAACTGCTCAAAGAACTCAACGCCTTTGACGAATACGACGTCATCCTCTTCGACGTTCTCGGCGACGTCGTCTGTGGCGGCTTTGCGGCGCCCCTCAACTACGCCGACTACTGCATGATTGTCACCGACAACGGCTTTGACGCCCTGTTCGCCGCCAATCGAATCGCCGCCTCCGTCCGCGAAAAAGCTCGGACTCATCCCTTACGTCTCGCCGGACTGATCGGCAATCGCACCTCGAAACGCGACCTGATCGATAAATACGTCGAAACCGTCCCGATGCCCGTGTTAGAGATTTTGCCCCTGATCGAAGACATCCGCATTTCCCGGGTCAAAGGCAAAACCTTATTCGAGATGGCGGACAGCGATCCCTCACTCAAACCCGTGTGCGACTACTACCTCAACATTGCCGATCAAATCCTGGCGCAACCCGAGGGCGTGGTTCCGAGCGAATCTCCCGATCGCGACCTGTTCAGCTTGTTGTCCGACTTCTATCTCAATCCCGCCAAAGCCCCCGCGCCCGTCGCTGAAGAAGAAGATCTGATGATGGTGTAA
- a CDS encoding DUF5331 domain-containing protein, which translates to MAFFEDFTAALKQKWVQYFQDNRDWLMLHLKSAAVKTPDGGRRPPSYFILGVMNVLEPKLAQLMYPFSQLNPEADKLIEVLGLNFDPDLASGRTPEPPTESVSPPPSIEAEMPEIAEDSWPTEDEGEEGETDTAVAVATAVFGDVASDEEFEEEAIEGFGESEVASFEEESTDLEGLEEEDIDEIEEVVAIGVEETSEQEDVFGDVDLEGLEESETSEDEGFGDMDLGGLEESETSEEEGFGDMDLGGLEESETSEEEGFGDMDLGGLEESETSEEEAFGDMDLEGLGESESEEEGFGDMDLGGLEESETSEEEGFGDMDLEGLGESESEEEGFGDMDLGGLEESETSEEEGFGDMDLEGFGESESEEAGFDENPFGMSESGDDDFGDMDLDALGESDSDEDDLSDIDLDALGGSDSDEDDLSDIDLDALGGSDSDDDDFADVDLDALADEIESDDDDRDLSNQLSDL; encoded by the coding sequence ATGGCTTTTTTTGAAGACTTTACTGCCGCCCTCAAGCAAAAGTGGGTGCAGTATTTCCAAGACAACCGCGACTGGTTGATGCTGCACTTAAAATCGGCAGCAGTGAAGACCCCAGATGGGGGTCGGCGACCTCCTTCCTACTTCATCTTGGGAGTCATGAACGTCCTGGAACCCAAGCTAGCGCAGTTGATGTATCCTTTCTCGCAACTCAATCCCGAAGCGGACAAGCTGATTGAAGTATTGGGATTGAACTTCGACCCCGATCTCGCTAGCGGCAGAACCCCAGAACCACCGACCGAATCGGTCAGCCCTCCGCCGAGCATCGAGGCAGAAATGCCAGAGATTGCCGAGGACAGTTGGCCGACGGAGGATGAGGGAGAAGAAGGCGAAACCGATACGGCGGTTGCCGTTGCCACTGCGGTATTTGGTGACGTCGCCAGCGATGAAGAGTTCGAGGAAGAGGCGATCGAAGGGTTTGGCGAATCGGAAGTCGCCTCCTTTGAAGAGGAATCCACGGATCTCGAAGGTTTAGAGGAAGAGGACATCGACGAGATCGAAGAAGTTGTCGCGATCGGTGTTGAAGAAACTTCCGAACAAGAAGATGTCTTCGGCGATGTAGACCTCGAAGGTCTCGAAGAAAGTGAAACTTCCGAAGACGAAGGCTTTGGGGATATGGACCTCGGCGGTCTCGAAGAAAGTGAAACTTCCGAAGAAGAAGGCTTCGGGGATATGGACCTCGGCGGTCTCGAAGAAAGTGAAACTTCCGAAGAAGAAGGCTTCGGGGATATGGACCTCGGCGGTCTCGAAGAAAGCGAAACTTCTGAAGAAGAAGCCTTTGGGGATATGGACCTCGAAGGACTAGGCGAGTCCGAGTCTGAAGAAGAAGGCTTCGGGGATATGGACCTCGGCGGTCTCGAAGAAAGCGAAACTTCTGAAGAAGAAGGCTTCGGAGATATGGATCTCGAAGGACTAGGCGAGTCCGAGTCTGAAGAAGAAGGCTTCGGGGATATGGATCTCGGCGGTCTCGAAGAAAGCGAAACTTCTGAAGAAGAAGGCTTCGGAGATATGGATCTCGAAGGATTCGGCGAGTCCGAGTCTGAAGAAGCTGGATTTGATGAAAATCCGTTTGGAATGTCCGAGTCTGGCGACGACGATTTCGGCGATATGGACTTAGATGCATTAGGCGAATCGGACTCGGACGAGGATGATTTGAGTGATATCGATTTAGATGCGTTAGGTGGATCGGACTCGGACGAGGATGATTTGAGCGATATCGATTTAGATGCGTTAGGTGGATCGGACTCGGACGACGATGACTTTGCCGATGTGGATCTCGACGCGCTGGCCGATGAAATTGAGTCCGATGACGACGATCGCGATCTGTCGAATCAGTTGTCTGACTTGTAA
- a CDS encoding ferredoxin:protochlorophyllide reductase (ATP-dependent) subunit N, which yields MSVAQSEALTFECETGNYHTFCPISCVAWLYQKIEDSFFLVIGTKTCGYFLQNAMGVMIFAEPRYAMAELEEGDISAQLNDYEELKRLCLQIKRDRNPSVIVWIGTCTTEIIKMDLEGLAPKLESEIGIPIVVARANGLDYAFTQGEDTVLAAMVQRCPSKVEKEEEKQERNAIQKLLSFGRKNEEDSPETETEYGNHPPLVLFGSLPDPVVTQLSLELKKQGIAVSGWLPSKRYTELPVIEEGYYACGVNPFLSRTATTFMRRRKCKLIGAPFPIGPDGTRAWIEKICSVFGIEPQGLEEREAQIWANLEDYVQLIRGKSVYFMGDNLLEISLARFLIRCGMTCPEIGIPYMDKRYQGAELKLLEETCHQMGVPVPKIIEKPDNYNQLQRIQQMQPDLVITGMAHANPLEARGISTKWSVEFTFAQIHGFTNARDILELVTRPLRRNNNLKDLGWDRLVKEEAKV from the coding sequence ATGAGTGTGGCCCAATCTGAAGCGCTAACCTTTGAGTGCGAAACTGGCAATTATCACACGTTTTGTCCGATTAGCTGCGTGGCGTGGCTTTATCAGAAGATTGAAGATAGCTTTTTTTTGGTGATCGGAACCAAAACTTGCGGCTACTTCCTCCAAAATGCGATGGGAGTGATGATCTTCGCCGAACCGCGTTATGCCATGGCGGAACTGGAAGAAGGTGATATTTCCGCTCAACTCAACGATTATGAAGAGTTGAAACGCCTGTGCTTGCAGATCAAGCGCGATCGCAATCCCAGCGTCATCGTTTGGATCGGCACTTGCACGACTGAAATTATTAAAATGGACCTCGAAGGTCTAGCGCCGAAGCTGGAAAGCGAAATCGGAATTCCGATCGTGGTGGCCCGTGCAAATGGCTTGGACTATGCCTTTACTCAAGGCGAAGACACCGTACTCGCCGCGATGGTGCAACGGTGTCCGAGTAAGGTGGAGAAAGAAGAGGAGAAGCAAGAGCGCAACGCCATTCAAAAACTGCTCAGCTTCGGGCGCAAAAATGAAGAAGACTCACCGGAAACCGAAACCGAATATGGCAATCACCCGCCTTTGGTTCTGTTTGGTTCGCTCCCCGATCCGGTGGTCACCCAGTTGAGCTTAGAACTGAAGAAACAAGGGATTGCCGTTTCCGGTTGGTTGCCGTCCAAACGCTACACCGAACTCCCGGTGATTGAAGAAGGATATTATGCTTGCGGCGTCAATCCTTTCCTCAGCCGTACTGCGACGACTTTTATGCGCCGTCGCAAGTGCAAGTTAATCGGCGCGCCGTTCCCTATCGGACCCGATGGAACCCGGGCGTGGATTGAGAAAATCTGCTCGGTCTTCGGAATCGAACCGCAAGGGTTGGAGGAACGGGAAGCGCAGATTTGGGCGAATTTAGAGGATTACGTCCAATTGATTCGCGGTAAGTCGGTTTATTTTATGGGCGATAATTTGTTGGAAATTTCCCTCGCCCGTTTCTTGATTCGTTGCGGGATGACTTGTCCGGAAATCGGTATTCCTTATATGGACAAGCGCTACCAAGGTGCGGAACTCAAGTTATTAGAGGAAACGTGCCACCAAATGGGGGTTCCGGTGCCGAAGATTATCGAAAAACCGGATAACTACAACCAACTGCAACGGATTCAACAGATGCAACCGGATTTGGTGATTACGGGTATGGCCCACGCGAATCCGTTGGAGGCGCGCGGAATCAGTACGAAGTGGTCGGTAGAGTTTACTTTCGCTCAGATTCACGGCTTTACGAATGCCCGGGATATTCTGGAGTTGGTGACTCGTCCCCTGCGCCGCAACAACAATCTCAAGGATCTCGGCTGGGATCGGTTGGTGAAGGAAGAGGCGAAAGTGTAG
- a CDS encoding glycoside hydrolase 100 family protein produces the protein MGNSSTLLEQAWERLQDSIIYYYDRPVGTVAACDPHVSALNYDQCFIRDFVSSALVFLLKGQTEIVRNFLIQTLKLQIKERQLEFLEPGRGLMPASFKVVHAKEEQVLKADFGDHAIGRVTPVDSCLWWMFLLRAYVKATGEISLAHQPDFQRGIRLIMELCLIARFDLYPTLLVPDGACAIDRRMGINGHPVEIQSLFFAALQAARELLLDNEQNSYTNQAVKHRLKPLAHHLRHHYWLDLERLNIIYRYKGEEYGEEALNQFNIYSNSIPYDQLSRWLPEGGGYLAGNLGPSLLDCRFFSAGNLMAVMASMTTIAQSQGIMETFEQRWSDLIGQMPVKMCFPALKDRDWELLTGCDPKNRPWSYHNGGNWPVLLWMLTAAAIKTDRADLAKRAIAIAGDRLQKDEWPEYYDGKNGRLIGKEARKYQTWTISGFLLSQLLIEDPHYLDWITFDPAPEVDGDGET, from the coding sequence ATGGGCAACAGTAGCACTCTCCTCGAACAAGCTTGGGAACGATTGCAAGACTCGATTATTTATTATTACGATCGCCCCGTCGGAACCGTTGCCGCCTGCGATCCGCATGTATCCGCACTCAACTACGATCAGTGCTTCATCCGCGATTTTGTCTCCTCTGCCTTAGTCTTTTTGCTCAAAGGACAAACTGAAATTGTCCGAAACTTCCTCATCCAAACCTTAAAACTGCAAATCAAAGAGAGACAACTCGAATTTTTAGAACCCGGTCGCGGTTTAATGCCCGCCAGTTTTAAAGTCGTCCACGCCAAAGAAGAACAAGTCTTAAAAGCCGATTTTGGCGACCACGCGATCGGTCGAGTCACCCCCGTAGACTCCTGTTTGTGGTGGATGTTCCTCTTGCGCGCCTACGTCAAAGCCACCGGAGAAATATCCCTCGCCCACCAGCCAGATTTTCAACGGGGCATCCGCTTAATTATGGAACTGTGCTTGATCGCGCGGTTCGATTTATACCCCACCTTACTCGTTCCCGATGGCGCCTGCGCCATTGACCGCCGCATGGGCATTAACGGGCATCCGGTCGAGATTCAATCCCTCTTTTTCGCCGCCTTACAAGCCGCCAGAGAACTGTTATTAGATAACGAACAAAACTCCTATACCAATCAAGCGGTCAAACATCGCTTAAAACCCCTCGCCCATCACTTGCGCCATCATTATTGGCTGGATTTAGAACGATTAAATATTATCTATCGCTATAAAGGGGAAGAATACGGCGAAGAAGCCCTCAATCAGTTTAATATTTATTCCAATTCAATTCCTTACGACCAACTCAGTCGCTGGTTACCCGAAGGCGGCGGGTATTTAGCGGGAAACTTAGGTCCGTCCCTGTTAGACTGTCGCTTTTTCAGTGCCGGAAACTTGATGGCAGTGATGGCGTCGATGACCACGATCGCCCAATCCCAGGGGATTATGGAGACCTTCGAGCAACGCTGGAGCGATTTAATCGGTCAGATGCCCGTGAAAATGTGCTTTCCGGCGTTAAAAGACCGCGACTGGGAGTTACTGACCGGATGCGACCCGAAAAACCGCCCCTGGTCCTATCATAATGGCGGCAATTGGCCCGTACTGTTGTGGATGTTGACCGCCGCCGCCATCAAAACCGATCGCGCCGACTTAGCGAAACGAGCGATCGCGATCGCGGGCGATCGGCTGCAAAAAGACGAGTGGCCCGAATATTACGACGGTAAAAATGGGCGCTTAATCGGTAAAGAAGCCAGAAAATATCAAACTTGGACGATTTCCGGCTTTCTGCTGTCCCAACTGCTGATTGAAGACCCCCACTATTTAGACTGGATTACCTTCGATCCGGCCCCGGAAGTAGACGGCGACGGCGAAACCTAA
- a CDS encoding uroporphyrinogen-III synthase: MTDISPLIPSSQLPLWGKRILVTAPRNYAIRFAAEIARRGGFPLWMPTIETRSLSCTDALDDALQHLPDFDWIAFTSRNSIEAVYERMQALRIPLRHLDRPCSCAIAKDAERLAELGLTVDLIPGESSPGGIVAELGKVADIEGQNILVPVPEIVGFREPEVVPNFIAGLENLGLQVTRVNAYTTAVIDPACYQVELELLKSGQLDAIAFSSSAEIEALLTVVSPSDLNPYTIACFGPYTAHHAKTCGLNVAIVARDYSSFIGFATEIAAHFQPVPVLA, encoded by the coding sequence ATGACAGATATTAGCCCTCTGATTCCTTCCTCCCAACTCCCCCTGTGGGGCAAACGGATTTTAGTCACCGCCCCGCGCAATTACGCCATTCGCTTCGCCGCCGAAATTGCCCGTCGCGGCGGCTTTCCCCTGTGGATGCCCACCATCGAAACCCGCTCCTTAAGCTGCACCGACGCCCTCGACGACGCCTTACAACACTTGCCGGACTTCGATTGGATCGCCTTCACCAGTCGCAACAGCATCGAAGCCGTTTACGAACGGATGCAAGCCCTCCGCATTCCCCTGCGCCACCTCGACCGTCCCTGTTCCTGCGCCATTGCCAAAGATGCCGAACGCCTTGCCGAACTCGGCTTGACCGTCGATCTGATTCCCGGCGAATCCAGTCCCGGAGGGATCGTCGCCGAACTCGGCAAAGTCGCCGACATCGAAGGACAGAACATCCTCGTTCCCGTCCCCGAAATCGTCGGTTTTCGCGAACCGGAAGTGGTGCCCAACTTTATCGCCGGATTGGAAAACCTCGGCTTGCAAGTGACTCGGGTCAACGCCTACACCACCGCCGTCATCGATCCGGCTTGTTATCAAGTTGAATTAGAATTGTTGAAATCCGGTCAACTCGACGCGATCGCCTTCAGCAGCAGCGCCGAAATCGAAGCCCTATTAACCGTCGTCTCCCCATCGGACCTAAACCCCTACACGATCGCCTGTTTTGGTCCCTACACCGCCCACCACGCCAAAACCTGCGGCTTAAACGTGGCCATTGTCGCCCGCGATTACAGTTCCTTCATCGGATTTGCCACCGAAATCGCCGCGCACTTCCAACCCGTCCCCGTCCTCGCGTAA